AGGGCCGGGAGCCCCGAGAGCTCGCCGGGGCGCTGCGTCGGGCGGGCGTGAATGCGACCGGCCAAGGGCGTGCCGACGCCCTTCTGGACTACGACGCCAAGGGTGTGGAGGGAGCCCTGCGTCTCTCGCCGCACTGCTACAACACGGTTGAAGAGTTGGAAAGGACGGTCGCCCTCCTCTCCGAGCTGGCCGGGCAGGCGAGAACGGGCTTCGACCTACCCCAAACCTGAAGGCGGGGAGAATTGCAACCCGACGTCGAGCGCGAGCTGATCCGCAAGTGTCGCAGCGGCGAGCACCGCTTCTTCGAGCCGCTGGTGCGAGCGTACGAAGTGGCCGGACTGCGGCTCGCCGTGGCCATGCTCGGCAATATCGAGGATGCCGAAGACGTGCTTCAGGAGGCCTTCCTCAAGGCGTACTCTTCCCTCGAATCCTTCGAGGACGGGAAGCCGTTCGGACCCTGGTTCTTCCAGATTCTCCGCAATCGCTGCCGGGACCAGCTCAGACGCCGGAAGGCGAGATTCGCCCGCGAGCTCCTCGACGAACCCGATCCTGCCACGACGATCGCCAGCGATGCGACCCACCCGGAAAGGATTCGGCAGAAGAACGCGGCGCGCGAGCTGCTCTGGCGAGGTCTCGGCGAGATCTCGGCCGACCACCGCGAGGTCATCGTGCTCAAGGAACTCCAGGGTTTCCGCTACGGCGAGATCGGGGAGATGCTCGGCGTGCCGGAGGGCACCGTCGCCAGCCGGCTCTTCAATGCGCGAACTGCTCTCCGAGATGCTATAATAAGACTCGGTGGGAGAGACACCTGAGGACGTACCATGAGAGATCAGATTTCGAAGGACGACATCATGCGGTTCCTCGACGGCGAGATGACGCCCGAGGAGAGCGGCGAGTTCAAGGCCAGGATGGCCGAATCCACCGAGCTCAAGCGCGAGGTGGAGCTATACCGCAAGATGCGCGAGGAGCTGCGGGAACTTCCGCTGCGCTCGAAATCCCGCGCCGCTTCGGCCTGGGACAAGGTGGGCCACAGGCTCGAGCGTCCGGTCGGGTGGATCTTCCTGATCGCCGGCACCGTGGCCTGGCTCTCGTACAGCGCGTACACCTTCGCGGCCTCGTCCGCGGATCTCTTCGAGAAGCTCTCGGTCGCGGCGATCGTCATCGGATCGCTCACCCTCCTAGCCTCGATCATCTACAAGCGGCTGCGCCAGTGGCCGCGCGACCAGTACAGGGACGTCGAACGATGATTCTGACCACCACGGAGGTGATTCCCGGACGACGGATCAGGACGACGCTCGGACTCGTCCGGGGAAGCTCGATCCGCACCCGCCACATCGGTACCGACATCATGGCCGCCCTGCGAAACATCGCCGGGGGCGAGATACCCGAGTACACCAAAATGCTGGCCGTCGCTCGCGAACAGGCGGTGGACCGCATGGTGGAAGAGGCCGTCATGCTCGGAGCCGAGGCCGTGGTCACCGTGCGCTTCCAGACCTCGATGGTGGCCAGCGGCGCCGCCGAGATGCTGGTGTACGGAACCGCGGTGACGCTGGAGTAGGGGGGGATGGGCAGGATCGCGCGGCTCGCTTCAACCATTGAAGATCTTCGGGAAGGTCTCGCGGGCGGCATGCCGGTCGGGCGGCGACGGCCAGGACGCAAGGGTCGCTGACTTTCTGCGAGAGAGCCAACTTCGGAGACGCCCTCTCGGTCGCGTGGAGCGGGCCGCCATCGCCCCTTCGCGACGGACGGCTCTAGTTGATCGGCTCGGTCTGTTCGACCGGGTACTGTCGCCTGATGAAGCTTCCGAGAAGAGGAACCGCGAACGAGTACTTCCCGCGCCGGTTCCTGAAGACGATCTCCGATTTGATGAGTGCCGCGAGAATCTGGCTCGCATGACTGGGGCTGAACGCCTTCACCGACAGCTTCCGTGCGAGCTCCACGATCTCTTGAACGGTGAACTCGGCCTCGGGGTCGTCCAGTCTCGAAACTACGTGCAGGAGGTCGCGCTGCCGGTCAGTGACCCTCGACCATCGGCCCGCGAAGAAGGTGCCGTCCAGCTTCGCGGTGATCGCATCGATCGGGACATTCGGGTGCTTGGAACCTGTAGTGATCTGTGACATGAATACATCGAACGCCTCATGGCAGATGAACTGGATGAAGTACGGGTATCCGCCGGAGTGCTGCTCAATCTGGCGAACGGATTCTTCGGTAAACCGGATTGGGCAGCCGTCCTCCTGAATCGGCCTCGTAATCGCCTCTCGAACGTCGGAGGGATCCAGACGACTCAGGAACAGCACGCGAAACATCCGCTCCGAGTAGGTTCTGGCCTCGACCAGCTTCGGGAAGAGCGTGGGCAGCCCTGTCAGGACGAGAAGAAACGGCACGCCGTGTCTCTGGATGGATTGGAACACGTCCAGCATCACCGAGAGCGGGTATTCGTCCTTCCTGGCATGGTCGGCCAGGTTCTGGGCTTCGTCGTAGGCGAACACGATGCCGCGAGGCGGGTTCGGCGATGCCCGCAGAGCCTGCCAAACGAAGGTCAGCGTGGCTTTCAGGCGATCAGCCACCAGGCCGCCCGCCTGCTCGTAAACCGCTTGAAGCGTCTGATGGTTTAGGGTGGCCTCGAACAGGTCCGCTTCGCGATCGAAACCGAGACGTCGAACCTCCCGCCTCTCGTAGACGAAGTTGGACGTCGCCAAAGCGACGTCGTTGAGAATCCTTGTGGCCAGACGTTCTTCGTCGACGGTCGCGCTCTCGGAAAGATCCGCGCCCACCCAGAGCCAGCCTTCGTGCACCGTCAAAGGCTTGAAGGTGTCTAGCAGCACGGTCTTCCCGACACCGCGGAGCCCGGTGAGGACGAGATTCGAGAGGACGACGTCCTGGTTCAGGAGCTTGAGAAACTCCCGCCGCTCCTCCTTTCGGCCCGCGAGATAAGGGGGCGTATGGCCGGCCCCGGGACGGAACGGATTTCGGAACGCTACGCCGTTCATGGTTACTCCGATTCGTCAGGTGTCGTTAGGATAAAATCTAAATTTAGCCAGACGTATAACGATATCTGAATCCGAGGCCGGACGCAACACGGGGTAGTCGGTGCGAAACGACTTCAGCCCTCGAAGGTGGGAGGCGCGGACGCGCCGAGCGTTCTTGACCTCTATGGCGTGGAAGCCGGTCTTTCCGTAGATGATGAAGTCGACCTCGGAGCCGGCCTTGGTCCGCCAAAAATGCAGGGACGTTCGGGTTGGCGCGTAGGCGGAACGGCTGAGGCTCGAATCACGGCAAGAGATCAGGTAAGTTCAATAGGGACTGCACGATCTGCCACTCTTGCCGATGGCCTATAGCCGTTCCCGTCAAATCATGAAAGCGGGAAACCAGGTTTGATCGGCGGGAATCCCGGTCGCTACCGAGCGGCGTTCCGTCACGCCACCGCGATCGGCACCGACCACGTGCTGACCGTCCGCCGGGGCGACTCGAACTTGCGGTCCGATCACGATAGTATTACCATGGTAGTATGCAGTGCGATCACAGCGACAACCGCACAGGAGGGAGAAGTGAGACGCAGATCACTCAGCAGGCTGGGAGAGACGGAGATGGAGGTGCTCCAGCGGGTCTGGGCCATGGGGGAGGCGTCGGTAGCCGATGTGCATGACAGCATCCTGAAGGCTCGTCCGGTCGCCTACACCACCGTGATGACCGTCATGAAGAAGCTCGCGCGGAAGGGATTTCTG
The sequence above is a segment of the Gemmatimonadota bacterium genome. Coding sequences within it:
- a CDS encoding BlaI/MecI/CopY family transcriptional regulator, which produces MVVCSAITATTAQEGEVRRRSLSRLGETEMEVLQRVWAMGEASVADVHDSILKARPVAYTTVMTVMKKLARKGFLHCDSSESRYMYTPARPPAQVRQELVQDLLDQVFHGSAAALVQTLVRGETLTAEESAEIQKMLARIAAEEEEEDA
- a CDS encoding YbjQ family protein, producing the protein MILTTTEVIPGRRIRTTLGLVRGSSIRTRHIGTDIMAALRNIAGGEIPEYTKMLAVAREQAVDRMVEEAVMLGAEAVVTVRFQTSMVASGAAEMLVYGTAVTLE
- a CDS encoding RNA polymerase sigma factor — protein: MQPDVERELIRKCRSGEHRFFEPLVRAYEVAGLRLAVAMLGNIEDAEDVLQEAFLKAYSSLESFEDGKPFGPWFFQILRNRCRDQLRRRKARFARELLDEPDPATTIASDATHPERIRQKNAARELLWRGLGEISADHREVIVLKELQGFRYGEIGEMLGVPEGTVASRLFNARTALRDAIIRLGGRDT
- a CDS encoding AAA family ATPase — encoded protein: MNGVAFRNPFRPGAGHTPPYLAGRKEERREFLKLLNQDVVLSNLVLTGLRGVGKTVLLDTFKPLTVHEGWLWVGADLSESATVDEERLATRILNDVALATSNFVYERREVRRLGFDREADLFEATLNHQTLQAVYEQAGGLVADRLKATLTFVWQALRASPNPPRGIVFAYDEAQNLADHARKDEYPLSVMLDVFQSIQRHGVPFLLVLTGLPTLFPKLVEARTYSERMFRVLFLSRLDPSDVREAITRPIQEDGCPIRFTEESVRQIEQHSGGYPYFIQFICHEAFDVFMSQITTGSKHPNVPIDAITAKLDGTFFAGRWSRVTDRQRDLLHVVSRLDDPEAEFTVQEIVELARKLSVKAFSPSHASQILAALIKSEIVFRNRRGKYSFAVPLLGSFIRRQYPVEQTEPIN